One Helianthus annuus cultivar XRQ/B chromosome 7, HanXRQr2.0-SUNRISE, whole genome shotgun sequence genomic region harbors:
- the LOC110909991 gene encoding probable RNA helicase SDE3 gives MGSVNYEDETRSVISDVGDIGNVDFANDASLYNYNPANEGPIVVSVPFPLVEGKPQFVVVGETIYNPITIENTSTDPVTLWSVEIYDSKPKDSFTLSLMEPPSPNSDEEYIKSFVESFSMEDRMLVPGKTLTIWLSCKAKVKGLHTTAVHFNVDDDRIERMGFIMVEDKISRSLTSNKPYSRPARNNKPLIPRIFSPNRNNVGVKVIRGSRPAKGNSRAYKYKLPEYPIPQAIREVIESKGTPESLIEGLTMKNYVPFFRTLIIMEEIKLEDDMRTYDMQNVTFKRKGVFLTLEVPGLAERRPSIARGDLIIAKSVSHNEQNVPPLYKGYIFRVEAEQVLISFHEDVHSYHSEGDLYDVQFEYNRLGMRRLYQALEASGKLDAEFLFPEFSSNQRCIDTRPLVPFSCNLNEEQLSSIEMILGCKGGPPYVVHGPPGTGKSVTLTEAILQLYKNQRSSIILVCAPSNSAADHLLARLVCENAVNIRKQDILRLNASARPIDDIKSEFLDFCSIDEEEMAFSCPIFEQLIRYRIIVSTYASAALLYAEGLKTGHFTHIFLDEAAQASEPETMIPISHFYRRNTVVVLAGDPVQLGPVIFSKDAESYGLGKSFMERLCESKFYKDGDQNYVTKLVRNYRCHQHILSLPSELFYKGELVACKEDDTLYPLTWKDYIKNPEFPVLFLGVQGVDEREGNNPSWFNRIEASEVVEVIINLKDRGIKNEDIGVITPYRQQVLKISKALEEFVGSEIKVGTVESFQGQEREVIIVSTVRSTIKHNETDKRHCLGFLSNPRRFNVAITRARSLLIAIGNPHIICKDEHWNKLLWHCVDNDSYNGCFLPEKEEVVEAESESYNWNSGGNQTSCGNWNEIKEGEAYNCGEESTWEPTGDWENDNSNNNDHGDWENDNGNNNNNNDNNDWGPTGEWENGNDWGVPENSATTSKQNDYSGW, from the exons ATGGGTTCAGTCAACTACGAAGATGAAACACGGTCAGTGATTAGCGACGTTGGAGATATAGGCAACGTGGATTTTGCAAATGATGCATCGTTATACAACTACAATCCAGCGAACGAGGGCCCAATTGTTGTTTCAGTTCCATTTCCGTTGGTCGAAGGGAAGCCACAGTTTGTAGTTGTGGGTGAAACAATATACAACCCTATAACCATTGAGAACACATCCACTGATCCAGTAACATTATGGTCGGTCGAGATATACGATTCTAAACCCAAAGACTCCTTTACTCTCTCTTTGATGGAACCTCCCTCACCTAATTCGGATGAGGAATACATCAAATCATTTGTAGAGTCTTTTTCCATGGAGGACAGGATGTTGGTACCTGGTAAAACATTGACCATTTGGTTATCATGCAAAGCTAAGGTCAAAGGCCTGCACACAACAGCTGTGCACtttaatgttgatgatgataGGATCGAACGCATGGGTTTTATTATGGTGGAAGATAAGATCTCACGCTCATTGACTAGTAACAAGCCGTACAGCCGACCTGCTAGAAACAACAAACCACTAATCCCCAGAATATTTTCCCCCAATCGTAATAATGTGGGCGTCAAAGTAATTAGGGGATCTCGTCCTGCAAAGGGTAATagtcgagcatacaaatataagCTTCCAGAATATCCAATTCCCCAGGCTATAAGGGAGGTAATTGAAAGTAAGGGGACTCCTGAGTCTCTAATCGAAGGTTTAACCATGAAGAATTATGTCCCTTTCTTTCGAACCTTGATTATTATGGAAGAAATTAAACTCGAG GATGACATGAGAACTTATGATATGCAAAATGTCACTTTCAAGAGAAAAGGCGTGTTCCTTACCCTTGAAGTCCCGGGCCTTGCGGAGAGAAGACCATCAATCGCAAGGGGAGATCTCATTATTGCAAAGTCTGTATCCCACAATGAACAAAATGTGCCCCCTCTGTATAAG GGGTATATCTTCCGTGTTGAGGCTGAACAAGTTCTCATATCATTCCATGAAGATGTTCACAGTTACCATTCTGAAGGTGATCTCTACGACGTACAATTTGAATATAATCGACTCGGGATGCGAAGGTTGTACCAAGCTTTAGAAGCTTCTGGAAAGCTTGATGCAGAATTTCTGTTCCCCGAATTTTCTTCAAATCAGAGATGTATAGATACCCGCCCGCTGGTCCCTTTTTCTTGTAATCTTAACGAGGAGCAATTGAGTTCGATTGAGATGATTCTCGGTTGCAAAGGGGGCCCACCTTATGTTGTTCACGGTCCACCTGGTACCGGTAAATCCGTGACCCTTACTGAAGCCATTCTTCAGCTATACAAAAACCAAAGGAGTTCCATAATTCTCGTATGTGCACCTTCAAATAGTGCAGCAGATCATCTCTTGGCAAGACTCGTTTGTGAGAATGCTGTTAATATTCGGAAACAGGATATACTTAGGCTCAATGCATCGGCTCGTCCGATAGATGATATCAAATCGGAGTTTCTTGATTTCTGTAGTATAGATGAAGAAGAGATGGCCTTTAGTTGTCCTATATTTGAACAGCTTATAAGATATAGGATTATAGTATCCACATACGCAAGTGCTGCTCTTCTATATGCCGAAGGTCTTAAAACCGGCCACTTCACACATATCTTCCTGGACGAAGCAGCCCAGGCGTCCGAGCCGGAAACAATGATCCCGATATCTCATTTTTACAGGCGGAATACGGTCGTGGTTCTTGCTGGAGATCCCGTGCAGTTGGGTCCCGTAATCTTTTCCAAAGATGCTGAAAGTTACGGTTTAGGGAAATCGTTCATGGAGAGACTCTGTGAATCAAAGTTTTATAAAGATGGTGATCAGAACTACGTGACGAAATTGGTTAGAAATTATCGTTGCCACCAACACATACTGTCACTTCCTTCGGAGTTGTTCTATAAAGGGGAGTTAGTCGCGTGCAAAGAAGATGATACCTTGTACCCGTtaacgtggaaggattacataaagAACCCGGAGTTTCCGGTTCTTTTTTTAGGTGTTCAAGGCGTGGATGAGAGAGAGGGGAATAACCCATCATGGTTTAATAGAATTGAGGCAAGTGAGGTGGTGGAGGTGATCATTAATTTGAAAGATAGGGGGATAAAGAATGAAGATATTGGGGTGATAACGCCATACAGACAACAGGTGCTTAAAATAAGCAAAGCACTTGAGGAGTTTGTTGGGTCGGAGATTAAAGTTGGGACTGTGGAGTCCTTTCAAGGCCAAGAGCGGGAGGTGATAATAGTATCAACTGTTCGTTCAACGATCAAGCATAATGAGACCGACAAGAGACATTGCTTGGGATTTTTGAGTAATCCGAGGAGGTTTAATGTTGCCATCACTCGAGCCAGATCATTGCTGATTGCTATTGGAAACCCACATATTATATGCAAG GATGAACACTGGAACAAATTGCTTTGGCATTGTGTTGATAACGATTCTTATAACGGCTGTTTTCTCCCGGAGAAGGAAGAAGTTGTGGAAGCGGAATCTGAGAGTTACAACTGGAATAGTGGGGGGAACCAGACAAGTTGTGGTAATTGGAACGAGATCAAGGAGGGAGAAGCCTACAATTGTGGGGAGGAGTCAACTTGGGAACCTACCGGTGACTGGGAGAATGATAACAGTAACAACAACGACCACGGTGACTGGGAGAATGATAacggtaacaacaacaacaacaacgacaatAATGATTGGGGGCCTACCGGTGAGTGGGAGAATGGTAATGATTGGGGGGTTCCGGAGAACTCAGCAACAACTAGCAAACAAAATGATTATAGTGGGTGGTAG